From the genome of Brevibacterium sp. JSBI002, one region includes:
- a CDS encoding polyprenyl synthetase family protein has protein sequence MSHPASPATFTGDDAQLAAELSTQLETVEARLYEVTEQTRRLPDETSKHLLAAGGKRARPNLVLLTARLGDAENDDIIDAAVAVELIHLASLYHDDVMDDAPVRRGAKAAHEVWGNSVAILTGDLLFSKASGVTAKLGPEAVRIQAETFERLVLGQLNEFAGPPEGADEIEHYIQVLADKTGSLIATSARFGVMFSGADSALAEPVRVFGERVGVAFQLADDIIDLTTTSSESGKTPGTDLRERVPTLPVLYVRAAAAAGDISAAEVVDLLDADLTSDDALEAARAALAAHPVTEKARAEAARWADEAKAALAPLPEGQVKESLFAFADSVVARTS, from the coding sequence ATGAGCCACCCAGCCTCTCCGGCCACCTTCACCGGTGACGACGCCCAGCTCGCGGCAGAGCTCTCGACTCAGTTGGAAACCGTGGAGGCCCGTCTCTACGAGGTCACCGAACAGACGCGGAGACTGCCGGACGAGACATCGAAGCATCTGCTGGCCGCCGGCGGAAAACGCGCCCGTCCGAACCTCGTGCTGCTCACCGCCCGCCTCGGCGATGCGGAGAACGACGACATCATCGATGCGGCCGTCGCCGTCGAACTCATCCACCTCGCATCGCTGTACCACGACGACGTCATGGACGATGCTCCCGTGCGCCGCGGTGCGAAGGCCGCCCATGAGGTGTGGGGCAACTCGGTGGCGATCCTCACCGGCGATCTGCTGTTCTCCAAGGCTTCCGGCGTCACCGCGAAGCTCGGTCCCGAAGCCGTGCGCATCCAGGCCGAGACGTTTGAGCGTCTCGTCCTCGGTCAGCTCAACGAATTCGCCGGCCCGCCCGAAGGCGCCGACGAGATCGAGCATTACATCCAGGTGCTCGCCGACAAGACGGGATCGCTCATCGCGACCTCGGCGCGCTTCGGCGTGATGTTCTCCGGAGCCGATTCGGCTCTGGCCGAGCCCGTCCGGGTCTTCGGCGAACGCGTCGGTGTGGCCTTCCAGCTCGCCGATGACATCATCGACCTCACGACCACATCCTCTGAGTCGGGGAAGACCCCGGGTACGGATCTGCGCGAACGGGTTCCCACCCTGCCTGTGCTCTATGTTCGGGCGGCTGCCGCCGCCGGGGATATCTCCGCCGCCGAAGTGGTCGACCTCCTCGACGCGGATCTGACCTCCGATGATGCCCTGGAAGCCGCCCGTGCGGCGCTGGCAGCGCATCCGGTGACGGAGAAGGCCCGAGCAGAGGCTGCGCGCTGGGCCGATGAGGCCAAGGCGGCTCTGGCGCCGCTGCCGGAGGGCCAGGTCAAGGAATCGCTGTTCGCCTTCGCCGACTCCGTCGTCGCCCGCACCTCCTGA
- a CDS encoding GntR family transcriptional regulator → MIDDAKPLFTQIAEKVEDSILNGTLPELSRAPSTNELATFYSINPATAAKGINRLVDKGVLEKRRGIGMFVTEGARALLINEHRTTFSENFISPLLNEANRLGLGSKDVIALIEERSRELHLTTALDPTAAKG, encoded by the coding sequence GTGATCGACGACGCCAAACCCCTGTTCACTCAGATCGCCGAGAAGGTCGAGGACTCGATCCTCAACGGCACCCTGCCCGAACTCTCCCGAGCACCATCGACGAACGAGCTCGCGACCTTCTACTCCATCAATCCGGCCACCGCCGCCAAAGGCATCAACCGGCTCGTCGACAAAGGCGTGCTGGAGAAGCGTCGCGGCATCGGAATGTTCGTCACCGAGGGGGCCCGCGCTCTGCTCATCAACGAACACCGGACCACCTTCTCCGAGAACTTCATCAGCCCCCTGCTGAATGAGGCCAATCGCCTCGGGCTGGGGTCGAAGGACGTGATCGCGCTCATCGAAGAGCGCTCCCGAGAACTCCACCTGACCACCGCACTCGATCCGACCGCAGCGAAGGGATGA
- a CDS encoding FAD-dependent oxidoreductase, whose protein sequence is MTRPFRVAIVGAGPAGIYAADLMTKAERDFDLSIDLFDRLPTPFGLVRYGVAPDHPRIKGIINALIKVLDRGDIRLFSNVEYGVDLHLEELTDRYDAVIFSTGCFVDAALDLPGIDLPGSYGAADFVNWYDSHPDVSQSWPLDAERVAVIGNGNVALDVARVLAKQADDMHTTEIPDHVYEGLKSSKVTDVHIFGRRGPAQAKFTPLELRELGAVKDVDLIVYPEDFEFDEGSMQAIESSNQTKQVAKTLTDFTMREPTGAKRRLHLHFLHSPVAILGEDKVTGLRTERMELDGSGGVNGTGSFHDWELDAVYRAVGYAGTQLPQLPFDDRKRVIPNHEGRVVDSDDQTAAAEADVVQGVYTTGWIKRGPVGLIGHTKGDALETIGHILDDRAAGALTDPVYPDESAIIELLESKGIDYADWEGYHRVEAAEKAAGEVEGRERIKLATREAMLAEARGHVTAESVGQPTAGS, encoded by the coding sequence ATGACTCGTCCCTTCCGGGTGGCCATCGTCGGCGCCGGTCCTGCTGGGATCTACGCGGCCGATCTCATGACAAAGGCGGAGCGTGACTTCGATCTGAGCATCGATCTCTTCGATCGTCTGCCGACTCCCTTCGGGCTCGTCCGCTACGGAGTCGCTCCCGACCACCCGCGGATCAAGGGCATCATCAACGCCCTGATCAAGGTCCTCGACCGAGGCGACATCCGCCTGTTCTCCAATGTCGAGTACGGAGTCGACCTCCACCTCGAAGAGCTCACCGACCGCTATGATGCGGTGATCTTCTCCACCGGCTGCTTCGTCGACGCCGCCCTTGACCTGCCCGGCATCGATCTGCCCGGATCCTACGGCGCCGCGGACTTCGTCAACTGGTACGACTCGCACCCCGACGTCTCGCAGTCCTGGCCGCTGGATGCCGAGCGCGTCGCCGTCATCGGCAACGGCAACGTCGCCCTTGACGTCGCCCGCGTGTTGGCGAAGCAGGCCGACGATATGCACACCACGGAGATCCCCGATCACGTGTACGAAGGACTGAAGTCGTCGAAGGTCACCGATGTCCACATCTTCGGCCGTCGCGGACCTGCTCAGGCTAAGTTCACCCCGCTCGAGCTACGCGAACTCGGCGCCGTCAAGGACGTCGACCTCATCGTCTACCCGGAGGACTTCGAGTTCGACGAAGGGTCGATGCAGGCGATCGAGTCGAGCAACCAGACCAAGCAGGTCGCGAAGACGCTTACGGACTTCACCATGCGCGAACCCACCGGAGCGAAGCGGCGTCTCCACCTGCACTTCCTGCACTCACCGGTCGCCATCCTCGGCGAGGACAAGGTGACGGGGCTGCGCACCGAACGCATGGAACTCGACGGCTCCGGCGGTGTCAACGGCACCGGCAGCTTCCACGACTGGGAGCTCGACGCCGTCTACCGTGCCGTCGGCTATGCGGGCACTCAGCTGCCGCAGCTGCCTTTCGACGATCGCAAGCGTGTGATCCCGAACCACGAGGGTCGCGTCGTCGACTCCGATGACCAGACCGCGGCCGCCGAGGCCGATGTCGTTCAGGGCGTGTACACCACTGGGTGGATCAAGCGCGGACCCGTCGGGCTCATCGGCCACACGAAGGGCGATGCGCTCGAGACCATCGGCCACATCCTCGACGACCGTGCCGCCGGTGCGCTCACCGATCCGGTGTATCCGGACGAATCGGCCATCATCGAACTCCTCGAATCCAAGGGCATCGACTACGCCGATTGGGAGGGCTACCACCGCGTCGAGGCCGCTGAGAAGGCGGCCGGCGAGGTCGAGGGACGTGAGCGGATCAAGCTCGCCACCCGTGAAGCCATGCTCGCCGAGGCGCGCGGACACGTCACCGCCGAATCCGTCGGCCAGCCGACGGCCGGCAGCTGA
- a CDS encoding ABC transporter ATP-binding protein, with product MNAVVEVRRLTKTYKTTTALDDVSLSIDEDSIYGLLGRNGAGKTTLMSILTAQNFATSGDVEVFGEDPYENARVLNRMCFVRESQKYPDDSNARHALTNARLFFPHWDQDFADQLVADFDLPLKTPIKKLSRGQQSAVGVIIGLASRAEITFFDEPYLGFDAVARQTFYDRLIADYAEFPRTIVLSSHLIDEVADLIEKVIVIDHGRIIMDETTEEVRNRAVNVVGDADAVNRLVAGREVIHRESLGRVASVTMLGHLSNADRELIADANLDLTPVSLQQLVVCSTQTDLAESSAAETDSRSLQS from the coding sequence ATGAACGCCGTCGTCGAGGTCCGCCGCCTCACCAAGACGTACAAGACCACCACTGCACTCGACGATGTCAGCCTGAGCATCGATGAGGACTCGATCTACGGTCTGCTCGGACGCAACGGCGCCGGCAAGACCACGCTGATGTCCATTCTCACGGCCCAGAACTTCGCGACCAGCGGCGACGTCGAGGTTTTCGGGGAGGACCCGTATGAGAACGCCCGCGTGCTCAATCGCATGTGCTTCGTCCGCGAGAGCCAGAAGTATCCGGACGATTCGAATGCCCGGCATGCCCTGACCAACGCCCGTCTGTTCTTCCCGCACTGGGATCAGGACTTCGCCGACCAACTCGTCGCTGACTTCGATCTGCCGCTGAAGACGCCGATCAAGAAGCTCTCCCGCGGTCAGCAGTCCGCCGTCGGAGTCATCATCGGCCTCGCGTCCAGGGCCGAGATCACGTTCTTCGATGAGCCCTACCTCGGCTTCGACGCCGTGGCCCGGCAGACTTTCTACGACCGTCTCATCGCCGACTACGCCGAATTTCCGCGCACCATCGTGCTCTCGAGCCACCTCATCGACGAGGTCGCCGATCTCATCGAGAAGGTCATCGTCATCGACCACGGCCGGATCATCATGGATGAGACCACCGAGGAGGTCCGCAATCGAGCGGTCAACGTCGTCGGAGACGCCGACGCGGTCAATCGGCTCGTCGCCGGTCGCGAAGTCATCCACCGCGAATCGCTCGGCCGAGTCGCCTCGGTGACGATGCTCGGCCACCTCAGCAATGCCGACCGCGAACTCATCGCCGACGCCAACCTCGACCTCACTCCCGTCTCCCTGCAGCAGCTCGTCGTCTGCAGCACTCAGACGGACCTCGCCGAGTCATCAGCAGCGGAGACCGACTCAAGGAGCCTGCAATCATGA
- the rarD gene encoding EamA family transporter RarD — MSQNPAPDESAIRRAGLINGFSAYLLWGVMPLLFAAAAPTGALELVSHRVIWSLVFCAILLVFTGGFLRTWQILRSPRLFGLLLLASVLIAINWTTFIYGVETNQLVEISLGYYLNPLISIGLGVVFLGEKLRPLQWTAVGFGLLAVIIVGIGLGRVPYLAFTVALSFGLYGLVKNKVGSRVGALEGMTVESLVLAVPSTIYLIVLGSLGLQTFSGFGGWHVFVIIITGPATAIPLILFSAAARRIPLSWVGMLQYLTPTIQFTLGVTVLGEMMSMTRWIGFFVIWIAVILLCTDMIRHSRRR, encoded by the coding sequence GTGAGCCAGAACCCTGCCCCCGATGAGAGCGCAATTCGCCGTGCCGGCCTGATCAACGGATTCTCCGCCTACCTGCTGTGGGGCGTGATGCCGCTGCTCTTCGCCGCCGCTGCCCCCACCGGCGCTCTCGAACTCGTCTCCCATCGAGTCATCTGGTCGCTGGTCTTCTGCGCCATCCTCCTCGTCTTCACCGGCGGGTTCCTGCGCACCTGGCAGATTCTGCGCTCACCGCGCCTCTTCGGCCTGCTGCTTCTGGCCTCGGTGCTCATCGCCATCAACTGGACGACGTTCATCTACGGGGTCGAAACCAACCAACTCGTCGAGATCTCACTCGGCTACTACCTCAACCCGCTCATCTCCATCGGTCTGGGCGTGGTCTTCCTCGGTGAGAAGCTGCGTCCACTGCAGTGGACGGCCGTGGGCTTCGGTCTGCTCGCGGTCATCATCGTCGGCATCGGACTCGGCCGAGTCCCCTACCTCGCATTCACCGTCGCCCTGTCCTTCGGCCTCTACGGGCTGGTGAAGAACAAGGTCGGCAGCCGAGTCGGCGCACTCGAAGGCATGACTGTCGAAAGCCTCGTCCTCGCCGTTCCCTCGACGATCTACCTCATCGTCCTCGGCTCGCTGGGGCTGCAGACGTTCTCCGGATTCGGCGGCTGGCACGTCTTCGTCATCATCATCACCGGGCCCGCCACCGCGATCCCGCTCATCCTCTTCAGCGCCGCCGCCCGCCGCATCCCGCTGTCCTGGGTGGGCATGCTCCAATATCTCACCCCGACCATCCAATTCACCCTCGGCGTCACGGTGCTCGGCGAGATGATGTCGATGACCCGCTGGATCGGATTCTTCGTCATCTGGATCGCCGTGATCCTGTTGTGCACGGACATGATCCGCCACAGCCGGCGCCGCTGA
- a CDS encoding geranylgeranyl reductase family protein produces MNEFDAEVVVVGAGPAGSAIGAYLAQAGHEVIILEKSGFPRDKICGDALTPRAVKEAGYLGMDLPESDGWHRNRGLRLIGGGHRLELDWPEIDGTPNYGVTRPRMSMDEAFARHAQRSGARLFEQVRAMSPDVGDDGWIRGVHASGTDHRGRRVGPEAHFRAPIVIAADGVSSRLAVSMGLEKRDDRPMGIAARAYHSTPRHADDYIESWVEMRSKNAAGESETLPGYGWIFPLGDGTVNIGAGLLDSSPQFRSVDLRGMMSQWIADMGHEWGIDETTSLGPIKSAALPMAFNRTPHFHRGLLLVGDSGGMVNPFNGEGIDYALESARIAAEVISTYSRYPQAVMRRRLEEYPALLGDSLGGYFTLGRVFASIIGHPALMQFGIKYGMGVDVVMEFVVKLLANLYRDPKVSEADLIDRIISALTRIVPATSNV; encoded by the coding sequence ATGAATGAGTTCGATGCCGAAGTCGTCGTCGTCGGTGCCGGCCCGGCCGGCTCGGCGATCGGCGCCTACCTCGCCCAGGCCGGGCACGAGGTCATCATCCTGGAGAAGTCAGGGTTCCCGCGCGACAAGATCTGCGGCGACGCCCTGACTCCGCGTGCGGTGAAGGAAGCCGGCTACCTCGGAATGGACCTGCCGGAATCCGACGGTTGGCACCGCAACAGAGGGCTGCGCCTCATCGGCGGCGGCCACCGGCTCGAACTCGACTGGCCCGAGATCGACGGCACCCCGAACTACGGGGTGACCCGTCCACGGATGAGCATGGACGAAGCCTTCGCTCGTCATGCCCAGCGCAGCGGGGCCCGGCTCTTCGAACAGGTTCGCGCAATGTCTCCCGACGTGGGCGACGACGGGTGGATCCGCGGAGTCCACGCCTCCGGAACAGACCACCGCGGTCGCCGAGTGGGCCCCGAAGCCCACTTCCGGGCACCGATCGTCATCGCCGCCGACGGAGTCTCCTCCCGCCTGGCCGTGTCGATGGGGCTGGAGAAGCGCGACGACCGTCCGATGGGAATCGCCGCCCGCGCCTATCACTCGACGCCACGGCACGCCGATGACTACATCGAGTCCTGGGTGGAGATGCGGTCGAAGAACGCGGCCGGGGAGTCCGAGACCCTGCCCGGATACGGGTGGATCTTCCCCCTCGGCGACGGCACCGTGAACATCGGTGCCGGACTGCTCGACTCCTCACCCCAGTTCAGATCCGTGGATCTGCGCGGAATGATGAGCCAGTGGATCGCCGACATGGGCCACGAGTGGGGCATCGACGAAACCACCTCGCTGGGTCCGATCAAATCCGCGGCCCTGCCGATGGCCTTCAACCGCACGCCGCACTTCCACCGGGGGCTGTTGCTCGTCGGCGACTCCGGCGGAATGGTCAACCCGTTCAACGGCGAAGGCATCGACTACGCCCTGGAATCCGCGCGCATCGCCGCCGAGGTGATCTCCACCTATTCGCGCTATCCGCAGGCCGTGATGCGTCGCCGGCTGGAGGAGTACCCGGCTCTGCTCGGAGACTCCCTGGGCGGCTACTTCACCCTGGGACGCGTTTTCGCCTCGATCATCGGCCACCCTGCGCTCATGCAGTTCGGAATCAAGTACGGTATGGGTGTTGACGTTGTGATGGAGTTCGTCGTCAAATTGTTGGCGAACCTCTACCGCGACCCGAAGGTCTCCGAGGCCGATCTCATCGACAGGATCATCTCGGCCCTGACCCGAATCGTCCCGGCCACCAGCAATGTCTGA
- a CDS encoding YajQ family cyclic di-GMP-binding protein, with protein sequence MASESSFDIVSKVDRQEADNALNQAAKEINSRYDFRGTDASIAWSGEAVQMKANSEDRVKAILDVFQSKLVKRGISLKSLEDGEPYPSGKEHRIDASLKEGIDKDNAKKISKIIRDEGPKGVKAQIQGDELRVSSKKRDDLQEVIALLKGQDLDVDLQFTNYR encoded by the coding sequence ATGGCCAGCGAATCCTCATTCGACATCGTCAGCAAGGTCGACCGTCAGGAAGCCGACAACGCGCTCAATCAGGCGGCGAAGGAGATCAACTCCCGCTACGACTTCCGCGGCACCGATGCATCGATCGCCTGGAGCGGGGAAGCCGTGCAGATGAAGGCCAACAGCGAGGACCGAGTCAAGGCCATCCTCGACGTCTTCCAGTCGAAGCTGGTCAAGCGCGGAATCTCGCTGAAGTCCCTGGAGGACGGTGAGCCGTACCCCTCCGGCAAGGAGCACCGAATCGACGCGTCCCTCAAAGAGGGCATCGACAAGGACAATGCGAAGAAGATCTCGAAGATCATCCGCGACGAGGGCCCCAAGGGCGTCAAAGCGCAGATCCAGGGTGATGAGCTGCGCGTGAGCTCGAAGAAGCGCGACGACCTGCAGGAAGTCATCGCCCTGCTCAAGGGACAGGACCTAGACGTCGACCTGCAGTTCACGAACTACCGCTGA
- a CDS encoding GTP pyrophosphokinase family protein, protein MRNESQLKTIVERAYVERLNAWQTAAVRIKHWLTEQQKGLLKDKDISRLDVDGHRIKDAARTLAKLTEKTDDDPDLTITSAEDVEDQIRDIVGVKVLCKSPRDQSMMFAALRDPDQLGAFELIEWKDYTDPPKASGYRACHVILRIPSDQGPPVFAEIQVKTRLQDAWSELTHEDMYKPGAAMKPSKLHGEFARAMANMLATVDDMADTLAVELTALTNPEPVVELDELREQDTGIDVRVRATGPKYALAVDGSGRQGLIPAFAIRELSGQKGTIKVNDFIHLDDRLRASVEEDSKGLYYIPLELPEH, encoded by the coding sequence GTGAGAAACGAATCGCAGCTCAAAACGATCGTCGAACGTGCCTATGTCGAACGGCTCAACGCCTGGCAGACGGCGGCGGTGCGGATCAAACACTGGCTGACCGAACAGCAGAAGGGCCTGCTCAAGGACAAGGACATCTCCCGCCTCGACGTCGACGGTCATCGGATCAAGGACGCGGCACGGACCCTGGCGAAGCTGACGGAGAAGACCGACGACGATCCAGATCTGACGATCACCTCCGCCGAGGATGTCGAAGACCAGATCCGCGACATCGTCGGCGTCAAGGTGCTGTGCAAATCACCGCGTGACCAGTCGATGATGTTCGCCGCGCTGCGCGATCCCGATCAGCTTGGCGCGTTCGAACTCATTGAGTGGAAAGACTACACGGACCCGCCGAAGGCCAGCGGCTACCGTGCCTGCCACGTCATCCTGCGCATCCCGTCTGACCAAGGGCCGCCCGTCTTCGCCGAGATCCAGGTCAAGACCCGGCTCCAGGACGCCTGGAGCGAACTGACCCATGAGGACATGTACAAACCCGGCGCTGCGATGAAGCCGAGCAAGCTGCACGGCGAATTCGCCCGTGCCATGGCGAACATGCTCGCGACCGTCGATGACATGGCCGATACCCTCGCCGTCGAGCTCACCGCGCTGACGAACCCGGAACCCGTCGTCGAACTCGACGAACTGCGGGAACAGGACACGGGCATCGACGTTCGGGTCCGCGCGACCGGCCCGAAATACGCGCTCGCCGTCGACGGCTCGGGACGCCAGGGCCTCATCCCCGCCTTCGCCATCCGCGAACTCAGCGGCCAGAAGGGCACCATCAAGGTCAATGATTTCATCCACCTCGACGATCGCCTCCGGGCCAGCGTCGAAGAGGACTCGAAGGGTCTGTACTACATCCCGCTCGAACTCCCCGAACACTGA
- a CDS encoding permease — MTQTSASAPIRTPQRLGAADWIGLGVLAALLVVGLSWSKWLPYWDKAWTMSQTSLWDGAPLFDAAGDTVSLSGACDFTLVYFTAVWKALLVALLVAAAIDALVPRDWLLRLLNRRSHTGQSLIGAALSTPSMMCTCCAAPVAAGLRDSGVRRSAALAYWVGNPLLNPAVIIFLALVLPWQYMAVRIVFALLVAVGAAALIGRWVSGPAEAAPGPAPASANLLSLPMRYLRSLARFTLILVPEHLALVFVIGLIAPWLTGVFGLEALLGAGAVLIVAVVATLLVIPTGGEIPIILTLVPLGVGAGVTGALLIALPALSIPSMVMVGKAMGWKTTAAMGAAVAVAAVLAGGVLAVLS, encoded by the coding sequence ATGACGCAGACCTCAGCTTCGGCACCGATTCGGACTCCGCAGAGGCTCGGCGCCGCCGACTGGATCGGCCTCGGCGTACTCGCTGCGCTGCTCGTCGTCGGTCTGAGCTGGTCGAAATGGCTGCCGTATTGGGACAAGGCGTGGACGATGAGTCAGACGTCTCTGTGGGACGGTGCCCCGCTGTTCGATGCCGCCGGGGACACGGTGTCGCTGTCGGGCGCGTGTGACTTCACGCTCGTGTATTTCACCGCCGTGTGGAAGGCGCTGCTGGTGGCGCTGCTCGTCGCGGCGGCTATCGACGCTCTGGTGCCACGTGACTGGCTGCTGAGGCTGCTCAACCGCCGCAGCCACACCGGTCAGTCCCTCATAGGCGCCGCCTTGTCGACGCCGTCGATGATGTGCACCTGCTGTGCGGCACCGGTGGCCGCGGGCCTGCGGGACTCGGGTGTGCGCCGTTCGGCCGCTCTTGCCTATTGGGTCGGCAATCCGCTGCTCAATCCCGCGGTCATCATCTTCTTGGCCCTCGTCCTGCCGTGGCAGTACATGGCGGTGCGCATCGTCTTCGCGCTCCTCGTCGCGGTCGGTGCCGCCGCGCTCATCGGACGGTGGGTGAGCGGACCCGCCGAGGCGGCACCCGGGCCCGCACCCGCCTCGGCGAATCTGCTGTCTCTTCCCATGCGCTACCTGCGGTCCTTGGCCAGGTTCACCCTCATCCTCGTGCCCGAACACCTCGCGCTCGTCTTCGTCATCGGGCTCATCGCACCGTGGCTGACCGGTGTCTTCGGGCTCGAAGCCCTGTTGGGTGCCGGTGCTGTGCTCATCGTGGCGGTTGTGGCGACCCTGCTGGTCATCCCCACCGGCGGAGAGATCCCGATCATCCTCACCCTCGTTCCCCTCGGGGTCGGGGCCGGTGTCACGGGTGCCCTGCTCATCGCTCTGCCGGCTCTGAGCATCCCCTCGATGGTCATGGTCGGCAAGGCGATGGGGTGGAAGACGACGGCAGCGATGGGAGCGGCCGTGGCGGTTGCCGCGGTACTGGCCGGGGGAGTGCTCGCGGTGCTCAGCTGA